The Biomphalaria glabrata chromosome 7, xgBioGlab47.1, whole genome shotgun sequence region AATTATGCTCCTCATCGAGCATTTTATCGAACAGTTGATCGAAATGTTATTTCACACAACTGGCTGGCTAACAAAATTGGAAAAGAGGTTTAGAAAGACTTGTTaatgtttattctttttttaatacaaattcGTCAAttggttctgtttttttaaagattcatgTTTTTACTGAAATAGAGAATAATCTGCTAATtatcattttaattaaatttgtgtcAATGAATCTTTTTTGAGCAAtgatttaaaatgaaatgattattaaattaatagtaCTAACAGAAAATTGTCATCTAGTTGTGAATGTTTAGTTTGTATGAACTTTGTTATCTATATACAGTGCTTATTCAagttagatgtagatcttatcttataaattacatgttccttcaaagaagaagataatcACGTCCTAAACATGTTCATGCATTAATTGTGTTCTGTGTGTTAATCATGGACATTGAACAGCAAATTTTGTAGGATGTTAAAAGAGAACAAATACACTGTATGTAATAAAACATACAGtaaatactatttttataaGATGTTAGGTTATGATATTGACACATTTATAAACCTTTTTAAGATGATAGAGTGAGACTTAATGTATGATGAGGCATTCAATAATAAAAGTTATCAGATGACAGAATATATAATGAGATAAAGTTTTAAGAAaagtaaaacaacaacagtaaaaatacttaaaatgtaatttattattgaaaaatatatccAGTCATAACACTTTTAGCATACACCTATTTCAGCCAGACAGTaataattaacattaaaaacatcAGCATAATAAAAAGAGCCagcaattaaaaattaaattaacagtCAGCAGTATTTGATTTTGtgttaatgttttataaatatagttCGTTTGTGTGCATATATGCATGTGATAAAACAATGTTCAATAAATATGTTAAGTCAAAAAAGACAGCTTGGGCATATGGTTTCACAATCTACTTTGTGCACCTCCAGCAATAACAATGTTTTCACCTGTCATGTACGATGAATCATCAGAAGCAAGGAAGGAAACTATACCAGAACACTCATCTGGTTCTCCAAACCTGACAGGAAAAAATTGTCTTGAATTAGGAGttctaaaatataattataaaacaataaatctgaatgatttataatttatacCTACCTTCCTAATGGAATCTTAGCTTTTGAATATTCAACAGCATCATTGCTAGATGTTAACTGTTAAAAGAAATTCATAATGATGTATCAAAAgttgtattgttattatttaatcTATTTTCAATATATATCACACTATCATCCTCAAACTCCATCTGAATCCTTTCTTTCAAAGCCCTGGACTTTAACCCTGATAGTATGCATGATGCACATATGTCACCATGCAGGTCAAGACGTTGTGGCTTCCCAGACCTGTGACAGTCCCATACACTAGAactaattcgtacaagtgctccttcttccctagtgccattagagaatggaatgggttgcctgagtcagcaggaaaaccaatgacttggcagagtttgtcattgattaacatgcatggctagattgatacatgaaatgggtaggatgtaattatcttcttttttgaaggaatATATGTAATctttaagataagatgagaCATAATTTCCTCTATCTCCCCGCAGCAGAGTCACTGTGAGTCAAAGTTTGGCCTGTGTTAAATGTGaaccaacaggacagtggctcATCCTTCTTTCAGACCTGGGCAGCCTCCACCATGGGGATGCATGGTCACTCAGAGCACATCATTTGAATTTTCACAATCAGACTAAAAGCTTCTTTTTTATAAGATATTCTAAAGTAATTATAACACACTGGAACTACTCACAGCTTGACTAAATTTAGTATCAATGATTCCTGGAGCAATCCCATTGATTCTGATGTTTATCCTAGCCAACTCTGGTGACAGTGTCTTCACTAACCCCAGCAAAGCTGTTTTTGTTATACTGTACGCACCTATAAACTGGACATCAAATAACAGATAAGAATAATTTACTAAAATTGACATTAAAAATTGATCACAAATTATCTCAGACATGATTACATGAATAGACATTTGCTTCACAAGTATCATTGGTTTGcataagtataaatattttagccttactatactaataaacattcacaaatagcattacaaataaaattcaAACTCTGGATGATTAATACATTTATCAAATCATTAACATCGAATTATTGTAAAATTCCTATAATCCCTAAAATCTACAGCATTTTTACCATTTTTCACGTGTTCTAAGGACGAAATCTCTGCATAATCATTTACTAAAGGGTTTCTGATACATTTAGGGGCATAACTTCAGGGTACAACTCATACACTTTGGTCACAAACACACGCCAAAATCATGTTAACAACATTGTTTATAAACTTAAAttcatcaatataaaaaaacaactaaatatgtTACCAGCAATAAATACTTACTTCAAATGGAGCATAACCAGCGATAGATGAAACAACAATAATTGAGCCAGACCTGTGAGTCACAAAAGAATgttttgtataaaacaaaattgttctAAAGGTGGTTATTCCAAATTTCATTAATTATGTAAAGTTTTATTCATAAATATTAACTCTAACCCATAGTATAATTTTGTCATGCGCTTTAATTTTAGATAGCAAAAGAGAAAGTGGTGAATAAATCTGTCACAAAtggaattttttaaactagtgcCACTAAGATGTCGTCCCATTTTGAATTTGCTAGTTCTTACATTACTATATAACTTGGGTTTGACTTAAAATAGCTTTGGAACTTTCAGAGCACTAATATAGAGTTGACTAGAACAGTAGTGCGTTAGGGTGCCCAACTTCTTTTGGCCTGTGTGGCCATACAAATTTCCAGCATGTATGTTACGGGTCACATCACTGCATAAAATATGAGCCCAATGGAAATGAGCCTCTGCTGTTTAATTATGCACTGTGGAAGTTTTGAGGGGGCCACATAGCACAGTGTCACAGGCAGGATATAGCCTGCTGACTGTAGATAAGGCAGCTGATATAGAACTATTACGAATTTTGAAAAATCAGGAAGATAAATAAGGGTACCGGGAATATAGGTAAAAATGGGACAAGTGGTACTGTAGTGGGACAGTCATTTGATAAAGATGGAGTTAAGATGCTACAAAAGGATCCAAGGTATAACATTTAAATGCCTTATCAAAtacaaagagattagagacagggttactacagcgattCACGATGACCTggtaaatattgtaaaaaaaaaaaagctttaatctATGGCCATGTTACAAGGTCTTCTgggttcgcaaagaccttccaccagggaacagtaacaggaaaaagaagaagaggtagacaaagaaagcgatgggaagacaacataaaagaaaggacgggcctgccatttaAAGAGGTTCCTTCCAAAGTAAATGAAAGAGAGGCATTAAGAAAGCAGGTCAACAAAtattatgtggtgccccaacggtccaactgaAAAAGGGATAGGTGGAGGTAAAGGTGAAGTTACTTCAATAAgctttaatttatattaatattggATTCAATTAACTAAAGttctacattttgtttcatcACATCTTTCAgtgtactttttaacaaatccacatcaaaatcaaataaatgaaaaaatcaCACATCTCAGACAGAAGGGTAAAATCTATTGTATAACTCCAATCATCCAAGAGTACATGAGAATCTCTGAAAGTCAGTGGCTAATATTCtaagcaggaaaaaaaaataatgcacagAATCCATTACTCTAGACCTGgaacagtattaacttcctcccccgcaaagaacaatctacaatcttccaactaagaacaggacacacaccactattaaattaccacctgaacaaaataaactccacacaactacccctttgcagacattgcgcccacccctttgaaaccgtaaaccatatcctctttgaatgcccctccctaatccaccttaggcagaccctacttccactacagcccaacaccctttacggcagtgctgaacagctgaagaaaacagcacactttttttccttggcacagtctgcaaaagagctcacagctcagcagcaataaagctggctagaagaagaagacctGGAAAGCATCACAAGttttcaagttgaaaattttaaaGTTCTGGGAAATCGATTAAACTTTAGATCACAACAGATAAAAATCATTTATTATCATAAAATTCGAGTTTCAAGaatggtaaaaataaaaatgttcattggtattttattttcaaaatcccACTTCTTTCTTCTGATAGTAATTGacagtataaataaaaaaaaaatacaattgataatacacaaaagtaattttatttttataccaACGTAAACAAATTTACTTTTACCCTACGTGGTTTTTACTAACAATTTGTGTTTGACAAAGAAGAAACGTAATCATTTTTGGCCCAGTtagaaaagattttaaatacCTAATATGTTTTTAATACTAGTACTGGGTATTTCAAAAGATTTTGGTGATTGTTGAAAGTCTTGgtatttttttactgttttgaATGATATTTCGTCTAACTCCATAAGTACCATGGTACACATCTATTTATACAGGTGGCCAACTAtgtattaaaaagtatttattacaAGATGCTTTCATCATTGGTTCCAGGTAGTATACAAATAATCCAATTATCTATTAGTTGtgtcacaacgtgtgttgtggtgccggggattttacttgaattaaatagttgaataaatgacgatctaggattcacaataaaagattctttgttaaaacacaactcaggaactttatttaaatataaaacgtaagtacagcttatgcacaagttacagatcaacaagcacaaataatattacaaaggctttaaatcagagctcttagaaaacgcgactgtctactaggaaattctttcatcgactggcgttctttctctctcgtcaattctctggcgctaactcttttaaaaaaatgtctttatttattttcaaatcaaccaatagatttgcaacatcgtaattacgtctcgggtaaaacctgaggcgctgtcaaggatctagatttgtggggtaattcctgaggctcagtcaagggtttatatttctatttacacacaagcttttaaatgtgaaatatacaaataaatctataatggcatctgtgacaagTTGTTTAGTAATATTTGATACTAAAAAACAGGTTATTAAATAGTTACCCTCTTTTCTCAATTTCTGGAACAAATTCTTTGCAAAGCATAAATGTGGATTTCACATTAATTTCAAACATCTATGattcaaagaaatgttttcatattaatttcaaaatttagtTAGTATTCAAAGCAAAGACattctatcattttttttaatatatgtaaTCCGGGTattagaaatataattttttttaaagtaaaaaaaaaaaaaagtaaaattaggCAAAAAAATGAACTATATTTTTGAAGAATACAGCATGgttattaaatgtattattgatcaatacaa contains the following coding sequences:
- the LOC106059954 gene encoding dehydrogenase/reductase SDR family member 4-like, which encodes MSSSLAKLAGKVAVVTASTEGIGFAIARRLAQDGAKVMISSRKQQNVDKALKQLKKENLNVEGLVCHVAKQEDRLKLLQETTSKFGGVDILVSNAAVSTHFGPTLNTTEESFDKMFEINVKSTFMLCKEFVPEIEKRGSGSIIVVSSIAGYAPFEFIGAYSITKTALLGLVKTLSPELARINIRINGIAPGIIDTKFSQALTSSNDAVEYSKAKIPLGRFGEPDECSGIVSFLASDDSSYMTGENIVIAGGAQSRL